In the Gopherus flavomarginatus isolate rGopFla2 chromosome 6, rGopFla2.mat.asm, whole genome shotgun sequence genome, one interval contains:
- the PDE12 gene encoding 2',5'-phosphodiesterase 12 has product MNGRCRAGWFMWSLLWGELRAAAGPRRLLCRSAAFLSSGDAVSPGPARGAPPGHMERAVVRCVPSEPKMSLWFVLCDGSAKHMQRDQTEPLGRALARIATNAGKGHAKAAKKSKKARAEAGPAGEPVATAPLAVRLFSRDGESVAEDVSNAEAWQDGAVLQIGEVKYQVERNPPSVTELHLPRSLLAGFPVCPKIHTEFGAPQHCLFRWYREQPGGGGDEPSPGGTVWVEAPVRDRVFTPTNAHIGLRLKLQCTPGNSQQRYGLPREVESSGPVEAGPGACTFDSRHLYTKKVSGEGLIRTVSYNVLADIYAQTEHSRTVLYPYCAPYALELDYRQNLLKKELAGYSADLICLQEVDKSVFADSLAPALDAFGLEGLFRIKEKQHEGLATFYRRDKFTLLSEHDIAFNEALVSDPLHKELRDKLAPYPLAQENVLQRSSVLQVSVLQSRNDPSRKICIANTHLYWHPKGGNIRLIQIAVALSHIRHVACDLYPGIPVIFCGDFNSTPSTGMYSFINSGNIAEDHEDWVSNGEEERCNMSLTHPFKLQSACGEPAYTNYVGGFHGCLDYIFIDINALEVEQVIPLPSHEEVTTHQALPSVSHPSDHIALICDLKWK; this is encoded by the exons ATGAATGGTAGATGCCGGGCTGGCTGGTTCATGTGGAGCCTTCTGTGGGGGGAGCTACGAGCCGCTGCCGGCCCGAGGAGGCTCCTCTGCCGATCAGCCGCTTTCCTTAGCAGCGGCGACGCGGtttcccccggccctgcccgcgGAGCCCCGCCTGGCCACATGGAGCGGGCTGTGGTGCGCTGCGTCCCGTCGGAGCCGAAGATGAGCCTGTGGTTCGTGCTGTGTGACGGGAGCGCCAAGCACATGCAGCGGGACCAGACGGAGCCGCTAGGCCGGGCCTTGGCCCGCATCGCCACCAACGCCGGCAAGGGCCACGCCAAGGCGGCCAAGAAGAGCAAGAAAGCTCGGGCGGAGGCGGGGCCGGCCGGGGAGCCGGTGGCTACGGCGCCGCTCGCCGTGCGCCTCTTCTCGCGGGACGGGGAGTCGGTGGCTGAAGACGTGTCCAATGCCGAGGCCTGGCAGGACGGCGCCGTGCTGCAGATCGGCGAAGTCAAGTACCAGGTAGAGCGGAACCCGCCCTCAGTCACCGAGCTCCATCTGCCCCGCTCGCTGCTCGCCGGCTTCCCCGTCTGCCCCAAGATCCACACCGAATTCGGCGCGCCCCAGCACTGTCTCTTCCGCTGGTACCGGGAGCAGCCAGGGGGCGGCGGGGACGAGCCCTCCCCGGGGGGCACCGTCTGGGTAGAAGCCCCCGTCAGGGACCGCGTCTTCACGCCGACCAACGCGCACATCGGACTGCGCCTCAAGCTCCAATGCACCCCGGGCAACAGCCAGCAGCGCTACGGGCTCCCCCGAGAGGTGGAGAGCAGTGGCCCCGTGGAGGCCGGGCCTGGCGCCTGTACCTTCGACTCCCGGCACCTCTACACCAAGAAGGTGTCTGGGGAAGGCTTAATCCGCACGGTCTCCTACAATGTTCTGGCTGACATCTATGCTCAGACGGAGCACTCGCGGACCGTGCTCTACCCCTACTGCGCGCCCTACGCACTGGAGCTCGATTACCGGCAGAACCTGCTCAAGAAGGAGCTGGCTGGCTACAGCGCTGACCTCATCTGCTTGCAGGAGGTGGATAAGTCTGTCTTCGCTGATAGCTTGGCCCCGGCGCTGGACGCCTTCGGCCTCGAAGGGCTCTTCAGGATCAAGGAGAAGCAGCATGAAGGCTTAGCTACTTTCTACCGCAGGGATAAGTTCACCTTGCTTAGCGAGCATGATATTGCCTTCAATGAGGCCCTGGTCTCCGACCCACTGCACAAGGAGCTGCGGGACAAGCTAGCCCCCTACCCCTTAGCCCAGGAGAATGTTCTGCAGAGATCCTCAGTGTTGCAG GTTTCAGTTCTTCAGTCTAGAAATGATCCTTCGAGGAAGATTTGTATAGCCAATACTCATCTGTACTGGCATCCAAAAG GTGGAAACATCCGTCTCATCCAAATTGCTGTAGCTTTGTCTCACATTAGGCATGTTGCATGTGATCTATATCCTGGCATACCTGTCATATTCTGCGGTGATTTTAATAGTACACCTTCAACTGGAATGTATAGTTTTATCAACAGTGGCAATATTGCTGAGGATCATGAAGACTGGGTCTCTAATGGAGAAGAGGAAAGATGCAATATGTCTCTAACTCATCCTTTCAAACTGCAAAGTGCTTGTGGAGAACCTGCTTATACAAATTATGTTGGTGGGTTTCATGGATGCCTGGACTACATTTTCATTGACATAAATGCTTTAGAGGTTGAACAAGTAATTCCATTGCCAAGTCATGAAGAAGTTACCACCCATCAGGCCTTGCCAAGTGTCTCTCATCCCTCTGACCATATAGCATTAATATGTGATTTAAAGTGGAAATAA